The proteins below come from a single Vitis vinifera cultivar Pinot Noir 40024 chromosome 9, ASM3070453v1 genomic window:
- the LOC100260498 gene encoding probable UDP-glucosyl transferase 73B6 → MGSATPLHVVVFPFMAQGHTLPMLDLSKLLACRGLKVTIITTPANFPGIHSKVSKNPEISISVIPFPRVEGPLEGVENTVDLPSEDLRAPFIEVIKKLKEPFEEILRGMFEAGCPPIGVISDFFLGWTLDSCNSFGIPRIVTYGMSALSQAILIISGFHTPYILASLPEDPVQFPELPTPFQVTRADFLHLKHDPRGSLMSSIIQEFTEADLKSWGLLVNSFEDIEREHIAALESLYSTEAKAWCVGPLLLCNPIKEKEEDANEPQAGNQTSDPCIEWLNKQIGYETVLYISFGSEAHVSDEQLDEIALGLEMAMHPFIWVVKSRNWVAPEGWEERVKERGLIVRGWVEQCRILAHPKTGGFLSHCGWNSVLEGLSMGVPLLAWPMAAEQPFNAKIVADWLGAGIRILELSECSQTIGSEIICDKIKELMEGEKGRKARARAQEVKRMARQAMKKGGSSDRNLNELIESLARRRKHIT, encoded by the coding sequence ATGGGGTCTGCAACACCTCTCCATGTAGTGGTCTTCCCTTTCATGGCACAAGGCCATACCCTCCCTATGCTAGACCTCTCCAAGCTCCTAGCTTGCCGCGGTCTCAAGGTCACCATCATCACCACCCCTGCAAATTTTCCAGGCATCCATTCTAAAGTCTCTAAAAACCCAGAAATCTCTATTTCTGTAATACCATTTCCTAGAGTTGAGGGACCACTAGAAGGAGTAGAGAACACTGTTGACCTTCCCTCAGAAGACCTGCGCGCTCCTTTCATCGAGGTGATCAAGAAGCTTAAAGAACCCTTTGAGGAGATCCTCAGAGGTATGTTTGAGGCTGGGTGTCCACCCATTGGCGTAATCTCTGACTTCTTCCTAGGCTGGACGCTCGACTCATGCAACTCTTTTGGCATTCCTAGGATTGTTACTTATGGTATGAGCGCCCTATCTCAAGCAATACTGATTATATCAGGCTTCCACACTCCATATATTTTGGCATCATTGCCTGAGGATCCTGTACAGTTTCCTGAGTTACCAACCCCATTCCAGGTAACACGAGCAGACTTCTTGCACCTGAAACATGACCCCAGAGGCAGTCTAATGTCCTCTATAATTCAAGAGTTCACAGAGGCAGATTTAAAGAGCTGGGGGCTCCTTGTTAATAGCTTTGAAGATATCGAAAGAGAGCATATAGCTGCTTTGGAATCACTCTATAGTACGGAAGCCAAAGCATGGTGTGTTGGCCCTCTACTGCTTTGTAATccaatcaaagaaaaagaagaagacgCCAATGAGCCACAAGCTGGGAATCAAACTTCCGATCCATGCATTGAATGGCTCAACAAACAAATAGGGTATGAGACTGTGCTTTACATATCATTTGGATCAGAAGCACATGTAAGTGATGAGCAGTTGGATGAGATAGCTCTTGGGCTGGAGATGGCCATGCACCCATTCATCTGGGTGGTAAAATCCAGGAATTGGGTGGCACCAGAGGGATGGGAGGAAAGGGTGAAGGAGAGAGGCTTGATTGTGAGAGGCTGGGTGGAGCAGTGTAGAATACTAGCACACCCAAAAACAGGAGGGTTCTTGAGCCACTGTGGCTGGAACTCAGTGTTAGAGGGCTTGTCAATGGGGGTGCCACTGCTGGCTTGGCCAATGGCAGCTGAACAACCATTCAATGCCAAGATAGTTGCAGACTGGTTAGGAGCTGGAATAAGAATTCTAGAACTGAGTGAGTGTTCTCAAACCATTGGAAGTGAGATAATCTGTGATAAAATAAAGGAGTTGATGGAGGGAGAAAAGGGGAGGAAGGCTAGGGCAAGGGCACAGGAGGTGAAGAGAATGGCAAGGCAAGCTATGAAGAAAGGTGGATCTTCCGATAGGAATTTGAATGAACTAATCGAAAGTTTGGCTCGTAGAAGAAAGCATATAACCTAG
- the LOC104880404 gene encoding UDP-glycosyltransferase 90A1 translates to MGSAPPLHVVVFPFMAQGHTLPMLDLSKLLARCELRGPLGVENTVDLPSEDLCAPFIEAIKKLKEPFEEILRGMFEAGCPPIGVILDFFLGWTLDSCNSFGIPRIVTYGMSALSQAILITSGFHTQYILASLPEDPVQFPELPTPFQADLNSFEDIEREHIAALESLYSTEAKAWCVGPLLLCDQIKEEEDTKAHVTDEQLDEIALGLEMAMHPFIWEVKSRNWVAPKGWKRVKERGLIVRSWVEQPRILAHPKTGGFLSHCGWNFFGELVNGGATAGLANRS, encoded by the exons ATGGGGTCTGCACCACCTCTCCATGTAGTGGTCTTCCCTTTCATGGCACAAGGCCATACCCTCCCTATGCTAGACCTCTCCAAGCTCCTAGCTCGCTGCG AGTTGAGGGGACCACTAGGAGTAGAGAACACTGTTGACCTTCCCTCAGAAGACCTGTGTGCTCCTTTCATCGAGGCGATCAAGAAGCTTAAAGAACCCTTTGAGGAGATCCTCAGAGGTATGTTTGAGGCTGGGTGTCCACCCATTGGTGTGATCTTAGACTTCTTCCTAGGCTGGACGCTTGACTCTTGCAACTCTTTTGGCATTCCTAGGATTGTTACTTATGGTATGAGCGCCCTATCTCAAGCAATACTGATTACATCAGGCTTCCACACTCAATATATTTTGGCATCATTGCCCGAGGATCCTGTACAGTTTCCTGAGTTACCAACCCCATTCCAG GCAGATTTAAATAGCTTTGAAGATATTGAAAGAGAGCATATAGCTGCTCTGGAATCACTCTATAGTACGGAAGCCAAAGCATGGTGTGTTGGCCCTCTACTGCTTTGTGATCaaatcaaagaagaagaagacaccA AAGCACATGTTACTGACGAGCAGTTGGATGAGATAGCTCTTGGGCTGGAAATGGCCATGCATCCATTCATCTGGGAGGTAAAATCCAGGAATTGGGTGGCACCAAAGGGATGGAAGAGAGTGAAGGAGAGGGGCTTGATTGTGAGAAGCTGGGTGGAGCAGCCTAGAATACTAGCACACCCAAAAACAGGAGGATTCTTGAGCCACTGTGGCTGGAACTTTTTTGGAGAGCTTGTCAATGGGGGTGCCACTGCTGGCTTGGCCAACCGCAGTTGA